Part of the Pseudomonadota bacterium genome is shown below.
CCACTTTCAAAACGTTTCAGTTTGGTCAAGCTCAAGGCGGGCGAAAATTTCAACCGCAGGAATACATTGAGTATTTCGAGGATTGAAATTTGAGCCCAACGCAGAGATCGGCCAAAATGGGGCGTTTTGAAACTGGCTCTACTGTACATCCATTCTGACTTTTACCTTACACTATAGCCGCGCCCTTCAAGGCATGCAGACGTTGCGCGCTGAAATTCAAGTGCTTTTCTTTCAGCTTTGGCAATTTGCACACGATTACGTGATGCGTAGGCTTCCTCCTGCTGTTTGGCATGTTGCACTCTTGAGGTATCGGAAGCAACGCCTGCTAAAGCGCCGCCGGTTGCACCGATAATAGCGCCTTCTGCTGCATGTCTTGGCCCTGCAATTAATACCCCCATTACCGCACCTATAATAGACATTGTGACAGTATCATGTCCAGGTGGAGGGACAGGCACCACTTTAATACGTTCTTCGGTAGGCAAAGGTGACTGACTTGGATCAAAGTCAGTCTGATCCACGGCCCAGATGTAACATTCATAATGATCGCGGGACTGCTGTTCTGTCGACTGGCCTTCTTTTGGATAAAAATAAATTTGAGTAAGGGAATGCTTTGTGGTGTCCATTGCGCCATTGCTCTCAGATTGTGAGTTTATAGCATACTGGGGTGTACACGAAATGAAGATAAAAAGTATAAAGAAAATGAAGAAAATGAAGAGAATGTAAAAGTATTTTAATGATTGTTTTACCGATATATAGTCAAATAGTATTTTATTATACTTAGATAGCATGATTATCATTCCTCCTTGATTTTGGATATTGCAAAGCGTGTGCCATTTTATCGTATCATTTAATAAACAATTATATTGAGATGTTAGGCGTTTTGTGTTGAAATCAGCAAATTCCTTTTATAAGTTTTTGGATAAATAATATCCGTT
Proteins encoded:
- a CDS encoding glycine zipper family protein; translated protein: MDTTKHSLTQIYFYPKEGQSTEQQSRDHYECYIWAVDQTDFDPSQSPLPTEERIKVVPVPPPGHDTVTMSIIGAVMGVLIAGPRHAAEGAIIGATGGALAGVASDTSRVQHAKQQEEAYASRNRVQIAKAERKALEFQRATSACLEGRGYSVR